A single window of Halobacterium jilantaiense DNA harbors:
- a CDS encoding DUF1028 domain-containing protein yields the protein MTFSIVARDPETDAVGVAVQSKFVAVGSVVPFASADAGAIATQSFANVAYGPEGLDLLREGHSAEEVVEELTSADDEAPQRQVGIVGQDGSVAAFTGEECFDHASDRQGDHYTVQGNILENRETVDAMGDAFEATDGGLPEKLLAALQAGNEAGGDQRGEQGAALYVAKPEGGYDGGNDRWVDVRVDDHEHPIDELERVFRIYDITLLEREDPEEYRELSGETAESVLATLSELGFYEDEPSDEFGEAEREALEEFRGMNNFENHDLDALEDALARGWSDADGDGEDRVVNAIWHGISRLDRK from the coding sequence ATGACGTTCTCCATCGTCGCGCGAGACCCCGAGACCGACGCGGTCGGCGTCGCCGTCCAGTCGAAGTTCGTGGCCGTCGGGTCCGTCGTCCCGTTCGCGAGCGCGGACGCCGGCGCTATCGCCACGCAGAGCTTCGCGAACGTCGCCTACGGACCCGAAGGGCTCGACCTGCTCCGGGAGGGACACTCGGCCGAAGAGGTCGTCGAGGAACTGACGAGCGCGGACGACGAGGCCCCGCAGCGACAGGTCGGGATTGTCGGGCAGGACGGCTCCGTGGCGGCGTTCACGGGAGAGGAGTGCTTCGACCACGCGAGCGACCGGCAGGGCGACCACTACACCGTGCAGGGCAACATCCTGGAGAACCGGGAGACCGTGGACGCGATGGGCGACGCCTTCGAGGCGACCGACGGCGGGCTGCCCGAGAAGCTGCTGGCGGCGCTCCAGGCCGGCAACGAGGCGGGCGGCGACCAGCGCGGCGAGCAGGGCGCGGCTCTGTACGTCGCGAAGCCCGAGGGCGGCTACGACGGTGGGAACGACCGCTGGGTCGACGTGCGCGTCGACGACCACGAACACCCAATCGACGAGCTCGAACGGGTGTTCCGCATCTACGACATCACGCTGCTCGAACGCGAGGACCCCGAGGAGTACCGCGAGCTCTCGGGAGAAACCGCCGAGTCCGTGCTCGCGACGCTGTCGGAGCTGGGGTTCTACGAGGACGAGCCGTCCGACGAGTTCGGCGAGGCCGAGCGCGAGGCGTTAGAGGAGTTCCGGGGGATGAACAACTTCGAGAACCACGACCTCGACGCGCTCGAGGACGCGCTCGCTCGCGGCTGGAGCGACGCGGACGGCGACGGCGAGGATCGGGTCGTGAACGCCATCTGGCACGGCATCTCGCGGCTCGACCGGAAGTAG
- a CDS encoding amphi-Trp domain-containing protein — protein sequence MPEEVLFESELRQDRSDVADYLRTVADKLDAGEPLTLSAGGDSLTLDPPASVTFEVKAELETGSGPDEHSVEFELEWDEGDADGSDATGLDIS from the coding sequence ATGCCAGAAGAAGTGCTGTTCGAGAGCGAACTCCGCCAGGACCGCAGCGACGTGGCCGACTACCTCCGCACCGTCGCCGACAAACTTGACGCCGGCGAGCCGCTGACGCTGTCGGCGGGCGGCGACTCCCTCACCCTCGACCCGCCGGCCTCTGTCACGTTCGAGGTGAAAGCCGAACTGGAGACGGGCAGCGGACCCGACGAACACAGCGTCGAGTTCGAACTGGAGTGGGACGAGGGCGACGCCGACGGCAGCGACGCCACCGGCCTCGACATCTCGTAG
- a CDS encoding PadR family transcriptional regulator: MHDLTGFQRDLLYVVAGLDDPHGLAIKEELEDYYESEIHHGRLYPNLDTLVDKGLVDKGELDQRTNYYTLTRRGTRELEARRDWEAQYADLS, translated from the coding sequence ATGCACGACCTGACAGGCTTCCAGCGAGACCTGCTCTACGTCGTCGCCGGCCTCGACGACCCGCACGGACTCGCCATCAAGGAGGAACTCGAAGACTACTACGAGTCCGAAATCCACCACGGCCGGCTCTACCCGAACCTCGACACACTCGTCGACAAGGGCCTCGTCGACAAGGGCGAACTCGACCAGCGCACGAACTACTACACGCTCACCCGCCGCGGCACCCGCGAACTGGAGGCGCGCCGCGACTGGGAGGCCCAGTACGCCGACCTGTCGTAG